The Mucilaginibacter gracilis genomic interval AACGTACTATACAGGGTACCACCCCATCATTCAGCTTATGGATAATTGGTGTTAAAAAAGAGTTCTGGGATAAAAAGGCAAGCCTTGGCTTAAACACTTTCGATCCGTTTTGGGAAAACAAAGCCTTCAATACCAACTTAAAAGGTGCGGGTTATACACAGTTTAGCAACACCCAGTTCCCTTTCCGTTCTTTCGGTATATCATTTAGCTATGCGTTTGGCAAGGTAAAATTTGCAGATCAGAACGATCCGACGCAAAAGAAAAAGAAAGGCGTTAACAACGACGACTTAAAACAAGGTGACTCCTCAAGCGGCCCAGGCCGGTAATTAGCCATAAAGGTTGTTATTTCAACCACAGTGATGAAAATCCTTTACAAGCGGCAGGTATACAGAAAACCAGCCGTTTGTAAAGGATTTTTTCATTTATAACCTGAGTTCGATTAATCAGAAAGCAAGAATTTGATTAGATCGATTTTGTTGGTAGGATATGGAAGGTTTTTTAGGGAGAAATGAGTAAGCGATCAATCCGGATACGATATTAGTGATAAAGTTAGTAAAAGAGCGGTGTCTTGCATGTTCGACCTGGCAGATGTTTTTGAGTTCATCATTAACAGTCTCTATGACCGATCTCTTGCGGAGCATGATTTTGTCGTTCATGGTCATCAGGCTGTTTTTCATATTGTTACGGATATTGGTTATGAGGTGTATATCACCAACAAACAATATTTTGGTCAGTTTTTCTGATATATAGCCTTTGTCGGCAAACAGTTTGCCAAAAACAGCTTTCAGGAAAGCTTCGTTTTTAAGTGGTTCCCGGTCATCTACGTTGGCCTGTGTAATAGCGAAGTTGAGTATTTCACCCTTGTCGCTAAGGACGATATGGAGCTTAAAGCCATAAAACCAGCCCATGGTTGATTTGCCTACTTCGGCAATGCCTTTAAATACCTTATTTCTTTTAATCCGTTTGGTATGGCATACCCTTATCGGTGTAGAATCAACGAACGAAATGCCAGTACATAAGCCTAAGCAGCAGGTTTTGAGAAAGATAGACATGGGCATCAGCACACTTTGGCTAAGTTCTACAAAGCGGTTGTAGGATACGGTGTTAGGAAACTCACGCTGCATGTGCCTTTGCAGATAGAAGATATAGAAGTGTTTAAAACACCGGAAGCCACTTAAATGAAAAAGCATACAAATGGATATGATCTCGCTTTTAGACATGGTTGGAGGGCGTTTAGATGGCTTACCTAACAGGAATGGCTGGGTAGTGGCATCAAAGTCCTTGCAAAACTCGTCAACAATACAAAAAATATCAGTAATTTTATCGTAGTCAATCATCTGGAAATGTATTTAAATATTTGAATGTCAGATACTTAAATATACTTACATTTCCTTTGATTGACAAATATTATCTCATTTATTAATCGAACTCAGGTTTATACTAACTAATCTGCATCTTTTGCTTTTCAATACCCGCACTTTTGAGAACTATCAGGTATGTCATGTTCTATACCCCGGAGGGGTTACAGGTCGGTAGAAAAAATATCCGGAAATAAGTTCGTGCCGATAGGTACGATACAGACCGTTTTTTATATAGAGCTATAAATAGTCTGTTAAGTATTGCGCCTAACGGCGCAAAAAAACGATCGCTCTTTGTTTTCTACCGAGCTATTGCACCTAACGGTGCAGATTTAATGATGTGGTTCATTCCTTATCACATATCACAACTTCCTAACCCGTTTCAGCACCAATAAGTTTTGCGAGTTTTTGCTGTAGCCGGTTATGTTGTTTTGGTACAGGTTAACCAGTTTATCGTAGTATAACACTACAACAGGTGCTTCTTCCATTACTATGTGATCCATTTGCTGGTATAGTTTAAAACGCTCTGCATCGTTTACCACCGTGTACGATTTCTCGAACAAGGCATCAAACTGTTTATTGTTAAAACCTGTATAATTTGGCCCGAAAGGTATTTTGTTTTTCGAATAAAATACCGACAGGTAATTTTCCCCATCCGGATAATCGGCAATCCAGGTACCACGAAAAAAGTTGACACCATTTTTTGATATGAGTTCGCGCAAACTAGCACGCTGTGTAATTTCAACGCGGCTGCGTATGCCTACCTTGTTTAATTCGCCTTGTATAAACTCAATCAGGTTACGGGTGGTAGTGGTGGCACTAATCAAAATTTCGGGCAAGTTTGTTCCGCCAGGGTAGCCGGCTTCGGCTAACAGTTTCTTTGCCCTTTCGGGATCATACGTATAGCCTTTTACAGCTTTGTCGTCAAAGCCGGGCATCCCTTTCGGGATAAAGCCCTGGTAGCCCGGTGTGCCTACGCTGTTGCGCAGGTACTTAATCATAGTTTTTTTATCAATGGCATAATTAATGGCCTGCCTTACTTTTTTAAACCTTAACGGCGATGCTTTTACAATGGGCAAATTAGTATCAACCAGCATACCCACGTATTCGGTATTTAAATAAGGACGGCTGTTAAACTGAAACTTACCCTTGTATTTGGTAGTTATCTCGCCCGATTTTGTTAAAATATCATCGCGGTAACTGCCGTCAATGTCATTAAAAAAATCAAGCTTTTTTTTAATAAACTCCATAAAGGCCGTTTGCTTATCGTTAATAAAGGTTGCCCGCACGGCATCCAAATGCGGTAGGCGCGAACCATCGGTATCCTTTTCCCAATATTTTTCGTTTTTAAGCAACACCAGCACCTCCCCTTCTTTCCAATACTTAAATTTAAACGGACCGGTGCCAACCGGGTGGCTCCTAAAATCTTTACCGTAAAAATCAACCACTTCGTGCGGCACTATTGAGCAGTATTGCGCCGTAAGTAAACTGATAAGCGGCGGGAAAGCAAATTTTAACTGTATCTGGAAAG includes:
- a CDS encoding ABC transporter substrate-binding protein, coding for MKALYLYLILLSTLAFTSCNSNKNTDGKTIFNMNMEDGLTSLDPAFARNQFALWMDNQLYDGLVQIDDSLHMKPCIAKSWDIAAKGTLYTFHLRNDVYFQDAPQFVNGVGRKATAADVVYSLSRLIDPKVASSGSWIFSDKVKDKNSFVAVNDTTFQIQLKFAFPPLISLLTAQYCSIVPHEVVDFYGKDFRSHPVGTGPFKFKYWKEGEVLVLLKNEKYWEKDTDGSRLPHLDAVRATFINDKQTAFMEFIKKKLDFFNDIDGSYRDDILTKSGEITTKYKGKFQFNSRPYLNTEYVGMLVDTNLPIVKASPLRFKKVRQAINYAIDKKTMIKYLRNSVGTPGYQGFIPKGMPGFDDKAVKGYTYDPERAKKLLAEAGYPGGTNLPEILISATTTTRNLIEFIQGELNKVGIRSRVEITQRASLRELISKNGVNFFRGTWIADYPDGENYLSVFYSKNKIPFGPNYTGFNNKQFDALFEKSYTVVNDAERFKLYQQMDHIVMEEAPVVVLYYDKLVNLYQNNITGYSKNSQNLLVLKRVRKL
- a CDS encoding IS982 family transposase — encoded protein: MIDYDKITDIFCIVDEFCKDFDATTQPFLLGKPSKRPPTMSKSEIISICMLFHLSGFRCFKHFYIFYLQRHMQREFPNTVSYNRFVELSQSVLMPMSIFLKTCCLGLCTGISFVDSTPIRVCHTKRIKRNKVFKGIAEVGKSTMGWFYGFKLHIVLSDKGEILNFAITQANVDDREPLKNEAFLKAVFGKLFADKGYISEKLTKILFVGDIHLITNIRNNMKNSLMTMNDKIMLRKRSVIETVNDELKNICQVEHARHRSFTNFITNIVSGLIAYSFLPKKPSISYQQNRSNQILAF